A window of the Zeugodacus cucurbitae isolate PBARC_wt_2022May chromosome 2, idZeuCucr1.2, whole genome shotgun sequence genome harbors these coding sequences:
- the LOC105215669 gene encoding activating signal cointegrator 1 complex subunit 2 homolog has translation MNKLFIFSCLILGTQIQQSYQQQDYTTPVPILKQIDRHNDDGSYTYGYEAADRSFKIETKYPSGEVFGKYGYLDDQGKLREIEYGASKRGFEPAGSDINVPPPTLTNNNPYPLGPNEIDDGQYREDPAVYYKDQKFNRPPVAASKFSLDNLHQPQRQQYNPPAPQYYNPPPPPSQPRYQQFGFQHQPPQFRQPPPPPPPPQPRYQPQYQPQYQPQYQQRSYQPSQPQSQYPYGSLPQHHHPALKNLDIWSGSYSIDYTGRRK, from the exons ATGAATAAGTTG TTCATATTCAGTTGCCTCATTTTGGGCACACAAATCCAACAGTCGTACCAACAACAAGACTACACCACACCAGTGCCGATATTGAAACAAATCGATCGCCACAACGACGATGGCTCATATACATATGGCTATGAAGCAGCGGATAGGAGTTTTAAAATCGAAACGAAATACCCGAGTGGTGAGGTATTTGGCAAATATGGTTATTTAGATGATCAGGGCAAGTTGCGTGAGATCGAGTATGGCGCTAGTAAGCGTGGTTTCGAACCAGCTG GCAGCGACATAAATGTGCCACCGCCCACGCTTACTAACAATAACCCTTATCCGTTGGGTCCAAACGAAATCGACGATGGTCAGTATCGTGAAGATCCCGCTGTTTACTACAAGGATCAAAAGTTCAATCGTCCACCAGTTGCAGCAAGCAAATTCAGTTTGGACAATTTACATCAACCACAAAGACAGCAATACAACCCACCTGCGCCACAATACTACaatccaccaccaccaccgtcGCAGCCACGTTATCAACAATTCGGATTTCAGCATCAACCACCTCAATTCCGGCAACCACCTCCACCACCACCGCCTCCGCAACCACGTTATCAGCCACAATACCAACCACAGTATCAACCACAATATCAGCAGCGTTCCTACCAACCATCCCAACCGCAGTCCCAATACCCATATGGCAGTTTGCCTCAACATCACCATCCGGCGCTAAAGAATCTCGATATCTGGAGTGGTTCGTATAGCATTGATTACACGGGCAGACGCAAGTAG
- the LOC105215694 gene encoding polycystic kidney disease 2-like 2 protein isoform X1 codes for METTASQNGFSKATKKSHRISYENEDATRSALIEFCIYICFLIVTLLVASSSRNMSMYFFNKGIENLFLTREVNTSAHESSVKFAHLATTADMWAFLETKFIMDLHGEDNRGGTNEEGNSERKRRSTEDKLIFLEQNLVLGPPRLRQLRVRENTCDVHNVFGRYFSKCYADYSGSDEDTSDIYKGTRYNTLSALNADSIWGQVTTYRSGGYVRSLSYHFNENNQILSDLKSRKWLDRASRLIMVEFTLYNANKDLVNNIKFIGELPSTGGVVTTFSIESVKLRSVFWRDGIAIFVIGIIFYLFIFYFTIIEILEVIRIGCTNYVRILWNFVDFVIIVLAYCTLIYNIWHPFYVSALYKRFEKNPNDYLQLDKLCFWNLTYRAVFAICAFLVCMKILKFISFNKTMRQFNATVSTCFRDLLGFGVMFGIVFLAYAQLGLLLFGNVHHDFRNFKESLLTMIRMILGDFDYEGIEAANRVLGPIFFLTYILLVFFILLNMFLAIINDTYSSVKSDIRGGRNYLTTYLRKLLNKYCPKCCRCSAPKDEELGPAKEGTPSRDASPQSKRSVGKDKVVDYFEPVGRQQTQAQSTDPAAISRLTARVAALEDVIEQLIADVDRTMRKVLPRRRQRQNDTQDSPSQQAVR; via the exons ATGGAAACAACTGCAAGCCAAAATGGGTTTTCAAAAGCCACCAAGAAGTCACATCGCATATCTTATGAAAATGAAGATGCCACACGTTCGGCGCTGATCGAGTTCTGTATCTACATTTGCTTTCTGATTGTGACGCTGTTGG ttgCCTCTTCGTCACGCAACATGTCTATGTACTTTTTCAATAAAGGCATCGAAAATCTATTCTTAACACGCGAAGTCAATACGTCTGCACACGAATCGTCGGTGAAATTTGCACACTTGGCCACCACCGCTGACATGTGGGCATTTCTGGAGACTAAATTCATCATGGATCTCCATGGTGAAGATAATAGAGgaggaacaaatgaagaaggCAACTCTGAACGCAAACGCCGTTCAACCGAGGACAAACTCATATTTCTTGAACAAAATCTTGTGTTGGGACCACCCCGACTGCGGCAGTTACGTGTAAGGGAGAATACCTGTGATGTGCACAATGTCTTCGGAAGATATTTCTCCAAGTGTTACGCGGATTATTCGGGCAGTGATGAGGATACCTCCGACATATATAAGGG TACCAGATACAATACGCTGAGTGCATTAAACGCCGATTCAATTTGGGGTCAAGTCACAACATATCGCAGTGGTGGTTATGTGCGAAGCTTGTCTTACCACTTCAATGAGAATAATCAAATCTTGTCCGATTTGAAGTCAAGAAAGTGGTTGGATCGTGCTTCCCGCTTAATAATGGTGGAATTCACGCTCTACAATGCAAACAAAGATCTGGTGAATAATATCAA ATTCATTGGAGAATTGCCGTCAACTGGTGGCGTGGTTACCACTTTTAGCATAGAATCAGTGAAATTGCGTTCGGTGTTTTGGAGGGACGGCATAGCGATATTCGTGATAGGCATTATATTTTATCTTTTCATTTTCTACTTCACCATAATTGAGATTTTGGAAGTCATACGCATCGGTTGCACCAATTATGTGCGTATATTATGGAACTTTGTGGACTTTGTGATAATTGTT CTAGCGTACTGCACGCTCATCTACAACATTTGGCATCCCTTTTATGTAAGTGCGCTATACAAACGTTTTGAGAAAAATCCAAATGACTACCTACAGTTGGACAAGCTGTGTTTCTGGAACTTGACATATCGTGCTGTCTTCGCGATTTGTGCATTTTTggtttgtatgaaaatattgaaattcattagcttcaataaaacaatgcGCCAGTTCAATGCAACCGTGAGCACA TGCTTTCGCGATCTCTTGGGTTTCGGCGTTATGTTCGGTATCGTCTTTTTGGCCTATGCGCAGTTGGGGCTGTTACTATTCGGTAATGTACACCATGATTTTCGCAACTTCAAAGAGTCTTTGCTGACGATGATACGTATGATTTTGGGTGATTTCGACTACGAGGGCATCGAAGCGGCGAATCGTGTATTGGGACCTATCTTCTTTCTCACATAtatattgttggtgtttttcATATTATTG AATATGTTCCTGGCCATTATTAATGATACATACAGTAGCGTGAAAAGTGATATTAGAGGCGGTCGCAATTATTTGACAACTTATCTGCGCAAATTACTTAATAAATACTGTCCAAAATGTTGTCGTTGCAGTGCGCCAAAAGATGAAGAGCTTGGTCCTGCAAAGGAAGGGACTCCATCACGCGATGCGAGTCCCCAAAGCAAACGTTCTGTGGGCAAGGATAAAGTTGTAGA TTATTTTGAACCCGTCGGACGACAACAAACACAGGCACAAAGTACAGATCCTGCGGCGATTAGCCG TTTAACGGCGCGGGTTGCTGCTTTGGAAGACGTCATCGAACAGCTGATCGCGGATGTGGATCGGACAATGCGCAAAGTTTTGCCGCGTCGACGGCAACGACAAAATGACACACAAGACTCGCCATCTCAACAGGCAGTACGTTAA
- the LOC105215695 gene encoding uncharacterized protein LOC105215695: MLRRHFIIGLNIFTLIMAERVFMRDRPPFFKQCTADMSDYEDCYKSNLQSMLVEYQDGIPGLPKADTFEPVRIRRIRIEQDELSLRLTNLTIHGISATNITKIRHDPNDYSFRTRVLLPELRISADFRAHGRLLFLPIDNSGKLTLETMAVKLSFLFALQLEDEGNQTFANPQAVQSKIVEIGDFHLRLENFLAGNTELEGTINELLNELWRDVIEILRPTLENAINAVTLTRFKSVLNFIPANYFISDVPSAAEFYANVIDK; this comes from the exons ATGCTGCGGAGACACTTTATAATCGGACTGAATATATTCACATTGATAATGGCTGAACGTGTTTTTATGAGAGATAGGC CACCGTTTTTCAAGCAATGCACCGCCGATATGTCAGACTATGAGGATTGTTACAAAAGTAATCTGCAGTCGATGCTCGTTGAATACCAGGATG GTATACCCGGCCTGCCGAAAGCGGATACATTCGAACCTGTACGCATACGGCGCATACGTATTGAACAAGATGAGTTGAGCTTACGGCTGACAAACCTGACAATCCACGGCATCAGCGcgacaaatattacaaaaatacg ACACGACCCCAACGACTACAGCTTTCGCACTCGGGTATTACTGCCTGAGTTGCGGATCAGCGCCGACTTTCGCGCTCACGGACGTCTACTCTTCCTGCCCATTGACAACAGTGGCAAATTAACGCTGGAAACAA TGGCTGTGAAATTGTCGTTTCTCTTCGCACTGCAGCTCGAGGACGAAGGCAATCAAACTTTTGCCAACCCGCAAGCTGTTCAAAGtaaaatcgtcgaaattggaGATTTTCATTTGCGCTTGGAAAATTTCTTGGCTGGAAATACCGAGCTGGAAGGCACGATTAATGAACTGCTGAATGAACTGTGGCGCGATGTGATCGAAATTTTGCGGCCAACTTTGGAAAATGCCATAAACGCTGTGACTTTGACACGATTTAAGAGTGTATTGAATTTCATACCAGCGAATTATTTCATATCGGATGTACCGAGCGCAGCAGAGTTCTATGCGAACGTCATCGATAAGTAG
- the LOC105215670 gene encoding uncharacterized protein LOC105215670, translating into MQQLKRRFTLNAGFAFNILVVIGCSQLAALVSGHEYLREKPSFIQACHLHDPDNGKCLANVFESFFTEWRHGVPGLKGLSPIDPFKVKRVRLSQHTENLADIKAELTNVVAQGMSGTRVLKTSVNDKDYTIEFKLKTPSVHVEGDYQVNGRILILNLDSAGKMSSTVENLEYRISCKANLKQVDGQYFFDLTSASSRIDKVGNFKIYFSNLFHGNKELEESAHELFNNNWYELFEIMRPAFAQTINTIILNRYKKILSYVPANYFLDDLP; encoded by the exons ATGCAGCAGCTAAAAAGAAGATTTACTTTAAACGCAGGCTTTGCCTTCAACATTTTAGTTGTAATCGGTTGCAGTCAACTTGCAGCACTTGTCAGTGGCCATGAATACTTGAGAGAGAAAC CATCATTCATTCAGGCGTGCCATCTGCACGATCCAGACAATGGCAAATGTCTGGCGAATGTTTTTGAGAGCTTTTTCACCGAGTGGCGTCATG GCGTGCCCGGCCTGAAAGGACTTAGTCCCATTGATCCGTTTAAGGTGAAGCGTGTGCGTCTCTCACAGCACACCGAAAACTTGGCTGACATCAAAGCCGAACTGACGAATGTGGTGGCGCAAGGCATGAGCGGCACACGGGTGTTGAAGACGTC CGTCAACGACAAAGACTACACAATTGAGTTCAAATTGAAAACGCCATCGGTGCATGTCGAAGGAGATTATCAGGTCAATGGACGCATATTGATTTTGAATTTGGATAGCGCTGGCAAGATGTCATCTACTGTTg AAAATCTTGAATATCGCATCTCTTGCAAGGCGAATCTCAAACAGGTCGATGGTCAGTATTTCTTCGATTTAACTTCGGCTTCATCGCGTATTGATAAAGTGggcaatttcaaaatatatttctcgAATCTCTTCCATGGCAACAAGGAGCTCGAGGAGAGCGCCCACGAACTGTTTAATAATAATTGGTATGAGCTTTTCGAAATCATGCGTCCCGCTTTTGCCCAGACAATCAATACAATTATACTGAATCgttataagaaaattttaagttatgTACCGGCTAACTATTTTCTGGATGATTTACCTTAG
- the LOC105215694 gene encoding polycystic kidney disease 2-like 2 protein isoform X2 gives METTASQNGFSKATKKSHRISYENEDATRSALIEFCIYICFLIVTLLVASSSRNMSMYFFNKGIENLFLTREVNTSAHESSVKFAHLATTADMWAFLETKFIMDLHGEDNRGGTNEEGNSERKRRSTEDKLIFLEQNLVLGPPRLRQLRVRENTCDVHNVFGRYFSKCYADYSGSDEDTSDIYKGTRYNTLSALNADSIWGQVTTYRSGGYVRSLSYHFNENNQILSDLKSRKWLDRASRLIMVEFTLYNANKDLVNNIKFIGELPSTGGVVTTFSIESVKLRSVFWRDGIAIFVIGIIFYLFIFYFTIIEILEVIRIGCTNYLAYCTLIYNIWHPFYVSALYKRFEKNPNDYLQLDKLCFWNLTYRAVFAICAFLVCMKILKFISFNKTMRQFNATVSTCFRDLLGFGVMFGIVFLAYAQLGLLLFGNVHHDFRNFKESLLTMIRMILGDFDYEGIEAANRVLGPIFFLTYILLVFFILLNMFLAIINDTYSSVKSDIRGGRNYLTTYLRKLLNKYCPKCCRCSAPKDEELGPAKEGTPSRDASPQSKRSVGKDKVVDYFEPVGRQQTQAQSTDPAAISRLTARVAALEDVIEQLIADVDRTMRKVLPRRRQRQNDTQDSPSQQAVR, from the exons ATGGAAACAACTGCAAGCCAAAATGGGTTTTCAAAAGCCACCAAGAAGTCACATCGCATATCTTATGAAAATGAAGATGCCACACGTTCGGCGCTGATCGAGTTCTGTATCTACATTTGCTTTCTGATTGTGACGCTGTTGG ttgCCTCTTCGTCACGCAACATGTCTATGTACTTTTTCAATAAAGGCATCGAAAATCTATTCTTAACACGCGAAGTCAATACGTCTGCACACGAATCGTCGGTGAAATTTGCACACTTGGCCACCACCGCTGACATGTGGGCATTTCTGGAGACTAAATTCATCATGGATCTCCATGGTGAAGATAATAGAGgaggaacaaatgaagaaggCAACTCTGAACGCAAACGCCGTTCAACCGAGGACAAACTCATATTTCTTGAACAAAATCTTGTGTTGGGACCACCCCGACTGCGGCAGTTACGTGTAAGGGAGAATACCTGTGATGTGCACAATGTCTTCGGAAGATATTTCTCCAAGTGTTACGCGGATTATTCGGGCAGTGATGAGGATACCTCCGACATATATAAGGG TACCAGATACAATACGCTGAGTGCATTAAACGCCGATTCAATTTGGGGTCAAGTCACAACATATCGCAGTGGTGGTTATGTGCGAAGCTTGTCTTACCACTTCAATGAGAATAATCAAATCTTGTCCGATTTGAAGTCAAGAAAGTGGTTGGATCGTGCTTCCCGCTTAATAATGGTGGAATTCACGCTCTACAATGCAAACAAAGATCTGGTGAATAATATCAA ATTCATTGGAGAATTGCCGTCAACTGGTGGCGTGGTTACCACTTTTAGCATAGAATCAGTGAAATTGCGTTCGGTGTTTTGGAGGGACGGCATAGCGATATTCGTGATAGGCATTATATTTTATCTTTTCATTTTCTACTTCACCATAATTGAGATTTTGGAAGTCATACGCATCGGTTGCACCAATTAT CTAGCGTACTGCACGCTCATCTACAACATTTGGCATCCCTTTTATGTAAGTGCGCTATACAAACGTTTTGAGAAAAATCCAAATGACTACCTACAGTTGGACAAGCTGTGTTTCTGGAACTTGACATATCGTGCTGTCTTCGCGATTTGTGCATTTTTggtttgtatgaaaatattgaaattcattagcttcaataaaacaatgcGCCAGTTCAATGCAACCGTGAGCACA TGCTTTCGCGATCTCTTGGGTTTCGGCGTTATGTTCGGTATCGTCTTTTTGGCCTATGCGCAGTTGGGGCTGTTACTATTCGGTAATGTACACCATGATTTTCGCAACTTCAAAGAGTCTTTGCTGACGATGATACGTATGATTTTGGGTGATTTCGACTACGAGGGCATCGAAGCGGCGAATCGTGTATTGGGACCTATCTTCTTTCTCACATAtatattgttggtgtttttcATATTATTG AATATGTTCCTGGCCATTATTAATGATACATACAGTAGCGTGAAAAGTGATATTAGAGGCGGTCGCAATTATTTGACAACTTATCTGCGCAAATTACTTAATAAATACTGTCCAAAATGTTGTCGTTGCAGTGCGCCAAAAGATGAAGAGCTTGGTCCTGCAAAGGAAGGGACTCCATCACGCGATGCGAGTCCCCAAAGCAAACGTTCTGTGGGCAAGGATAAAGTTGTAGA TTATTTTGAACCCGTCGGACGACAACAAACACAGGCACAAAGTACAGATCCTGCGGCGATTAGCCG TTTAACGGCGCGGGTTGCTGCTTTGGAAGACGTCATCGAACAGCTGATCGCGGATGTGGATCGGACAATGCGCAAAGTTTTGCCGCGTCGACGGCAACGACAAAATGACACACAAGACTCGCCATCTCAACAGGCAGTACGTTAA